A genomic segment from Actinoplanes sichuanensis encodes:
- a CDS encoding S8 family serine peptidase — protein sequence MRRRNWLAVGVTAVIAVGSAQALASAGEDPATAAPATGTAAAAQPVADVSTTVTLITGDRVSVRGDSMSVTAGPGRQRIQFITESDGEHRYVIPSDALGLLRTDRLDKRLFDLDALTAQGGDGLRVLVSYGKNKTASARRAITAGDAEVVRDIPQLGIMAAETEGDSLWSSLTSGTQEKRTLTSGLQRVSLDAVYHLDLEESVAQVGAPTAWQAGYDGTGVTVAVLDSGVDQTHPDLAGKIIEAVDFTTAGTSDDLNGHGTHVASTIAGTGAASGGRYKGVAPGAKLLIGKVCEDRTCSLSAMLAGMAWAAERAPVVNMSLGDWDWSGLDAGERAVNDLTARYGTLFVVAAGNEGYPGTVNSPSTADSALSVGAVDRTDQLAWFSSRGPRAGDGGLKPDITAPGVDIVAAKATNGHIGTPAAVDGYVALNGTSMATPHVAGAAALLVQQHPDWSSRQRKNTLMAAARPTARLNAYDQGAGRLDVARAITQTVTVDEGSVSFGVQDWPHDDDQPVTRKVTYRNTGTAAAELSLAVTGAAFTVADDRLTVPAGGTASTTVTADTRSMVPGNLGGHLTATAGDLRVSTALGVVSQTKSFDVTVNVLDRDGTPATRENTYLLNLDTGDWVSVNPVAGTATVSLVSGRYGASSQITDADTDRTALLTISELVVDQSMTITFDARTAKPLDVAAPQEGAKSAMARVDAEWVVGDHVFSTGVLGGSVGELLAAPVSPVSRDFFQAGVAAAFADPGPDGTFHNSPWTTDLAYVQRGAMFDGLTYKPELKDLAVVEADYAVDATGAEGVQGHAAVYRAEGYGTSADLTFDLPAHRTEYLSPGIAWRSVFLQQLPGEYPEVLSGQINEAVPFRAGERIREQWNAGVFGPSVTQPESAGEWVVRQGDELTLTFLPMYGDGAGHPGSVLTENPAISLYQGDTKVGEGNRFQLPAGDAGYQLEVSDTRGAPFRTSTKVAVAWTFRSGHVAGDEPQRLPLSTIRFSPELDDHNTAPGGGPFAIPVTVDHQRGSTAGTATDVRVEVSFDDGATWQQTEVTGTGDHRVATVGHPAGPGFVSLRASAADDAGNTVTQTAIRAYALR from the coding sequence ATGCGTCGACGGAATTGGCTTGCCGTGGGGGTGACCGCGGTGATCGCGGTCGGATCTGCGCAGGCGTTGGCCTCAGCGGGGGAGGACCCGGCCACCGCGGCGCCGGCTACCGGGACGGCCGCTGCGGCGCAACCGGTCGCCGATGTCTCGACCACGGTCACCCTGATCACCGGCGACCGGGTGAGCGTCCGCGGCGACAGCATGTCGGTGACGGCCGGGCCGGGACGGCAACGGATCCAGTTCATCACCGAGTCCGACGGCGAGCACCGGTATGTGATCCCGTCGGACGCGCTGGGGCTGCTGCGGACCGACCGGCTCGACAAGCGGCTGTTCGACCTCGACGCCCTCACCGCCCAGGGCGGGGACGGATTGCGGGTGCTCGTCTCGTACGGCAAGAACAAGACGGCAAGCGCACGCCGGGCGATAACCGCGGGTGACGCCGAGGTCGTCCGCGACATTCCGCAGCTGGGCATCATGGCCGCGGAGACCGAGGGCGACTCGTTGTGGTCGTCGCTGACCAGCGGGACGCAGGAGAAGCGCACCCTCACTTCGGGTCTGCAGCGGGTGTCGCTGGACGCCGTCTACCACCTCGACCTGGAGGAGAGCGTCGCCCAGGTGGGTGCGCCGACCGCATGGCAGGCGGGCTACGACGGCACCGGGGTGACGGTGGCCGTGCTCGACTCGGGCGTCGACCAGACCCACCCGGACCTGGCCGGCAAGATCATCGAGGCGGTCGACTTCACCACGGCCGGCACGTCCGACGACCTCAACGGGCACGGTACGCACGTGGCGTCGACGATCGCCGGTACCGGCGCCGCCTCCGGTGGCCGCTACAAAGGGGTCGCACCCGGCGCGAAGCTGCTGATCGGCAAGGTGTGTGAGGACCGGACGTGCAGCCTGTCGGCGATGCTGGCGGGCATGGCGTGGGCCGCCGAACGGGCGCCGGTGGTCAACATGAGCCTCGGCGACTGGGACTGGTCCGGGCTGGACGCCGGTGAGCGGGCCGTCAACGACCTGACCGCACGGTACGGCACGCTGTTCGTGGTCGCGGCCGGCAACGAAGGCTACCCGGGCACCGTGAACTCGCCGTCCACCGCGGACTCCGCGCTGTCGGTCGGGGCCGTCGACCGTACCGATCAGCTCGCCTGGTTCTCCAGCCGTGGCCCGCGGGCCGGCGACGGCGGGCTGAAGCCGGACATCACCGCGCCCGGTGTCGACATCGTCGCCGCCAAGGCCACCAACGGCCACATCGGCACCCCGGCGGCGGTCGACGGTTATGTGGCGCTGAACGGCACCTCGATGGCCACCCCGCACGTGGCGGGCGCCGCCGCGCTACTCGTCCAGCAGCACCCGGACTGGTCGTCCAGGCAGCGCAAGAACACCCTGATGGCCGCGGCCCGGCCGACCGCCCGCCTCAACGCGTACGACCAGGGCGCCGGCCGCCTCGACGTGGCCCGGGCGATCACCCAGACGGTCACCGTGGACGAGGGCAGTGTCAGCTTCGGTGTGCAGGACTGGCCGCACGACGACGATCAGCCGGTGACCAGAAAGGTCACCTACCGCAACACCGGTACGGCCGCGGCCGAGCTCAGCCTGGCCGTCACCGGGGCCGCCTTCACGGTGGCCGACGACCGGCTGACCGTCCCCGCCGGTGGCACCGCGAGCACCACCGTCACCGCCGACACCAGGTCGATGGTCCCGGGCAACCTCGGCGGACACCTCACCGCCACCGCCGGTGACCTGCGGGTCAGCACCGCCCTCGGCGTGGTCAGCCAGACCAAGAGCTTCGACGTCACGGTCAACGTCCTCGACCGCGACGGTACGCCGGCCACCCGCGAGAACACGTACCTGCTGAACCTGGACACCGGCGACTGGGTCTCCGTCAACCCGGTGGCGGGCACGGCGACGGTCTCGCTGGTCAGTGGCCGATATGGCGCGTCCAGCCAGATCACCGACGCGGACACTGATCGCACCGCGCTGCTCACCATCAGTGAACTGGTCGTCGATCAGAGCATGACGATCACCTTCGACGCCCGTACCGCCAAGCCGTTGGACGTGGCCGCGCCGCAGGAGGGCGCGAAGAGCGCCATGGCGCGGGTGGACGCCGAATGGGTGGTCGGCGACCACGTGTTCTCGACCGGCGTCCTCGGCGGTTCGGTCGGCGAATTGCTGGCCGCGCCGGTCTCCCCGGTCAGCAGGGACTTCTTCCAGGCCGGGGTGGCGGCGGCCTTCGCCGACCCGGGGCCGGACGGCACGTTCCACAACAGCCCCTGGACCACCGACCTGGCGTACGTCCAGCGCGGCGCGATGTTCGACGGACTGACCTACAAGCCCGAACTGAAGGACCTGGCCGTGGTCGAGGCCGACTACGCGGTCGACGCCACCGGCGCCGAAGGCGTGCAGGGCCACGCCGCCGTTTACCGCGCCGAAGGGTACGGCACCTCCGCGGACCTGACGTTCGACCTGCCCGCGCACCGCACCGAATACCTCAGCCCGGGGATCGCCTGGCGTTCCGTCTTCCTCCAGCAGCTGCCCGGCGAATACCCCGAGGTGCTCAGCGGCCAGATCAACGAGGCGGTGCCGTTCCGGGCCGGCGAGCGGATCCGGGAGCAGTGGAATGCGGGGGTGTTCGGGCCGAGTGTCACCCAGCCGGAAAGCGCGGGGGAGTGGGTCGTCCGGCAGGGCGATGAGCTGACCCTGACGTTTCTCCCGATGTACGGCGACGGCGCCGGCCATCCCGGCAGCGTGCTCACCGAGAACCCGGCGATCTCCCTCTACCAGGGCGACACGAAGGTGGGTGAGGGCAACAGGTTCCAGTTGCCGGCCGGGGACGCCGGCTACCAGCTGGAGGTGTCGGACACCCGCGGTGCGCCGTTCCGTACCTCCACGAAGGTCGCCGTGGCGTGGACGTTCCGGTCCGGGCACGTCGCCGGGGACGAGCCGCAGCGGCTGCCGTTGTCGACGATCCGGTTCAGCCCCGAGTTGGACGACCACAACACGGCGCCGGGCGGGGGACCGTTCGCGATTCCGGTGACCGTCGACCATCAGCGGGGTTCCACGGCCGGCACCGCCACCGACGTACGGGTCGAGGTGTCCTTCGACGACGGCGCGACCTGGCAGCAGACCGAGGTGACCGGCACCGGTGATCACCGGGTGGCCACGGTCGGCCATCCGGCCGGGCCGGGCTTCGTGTCGCTGCGCGCCAGTGCCGCCGACGACGCCGGCAACACGGTGACCCAGACGGCGATCCGGGCGTACGCCCTCCGATAG
- a CDS encoding DUF6461 domain-containing protein, whose product MADRDPGPWQAAGEVGFTVAFGRGLDPGAMLAAYGADPANARVLTQAQAPPPEWGRPLLRAGVLDNALGAPGPVPPWAFCLERGGTEGARAEVLAALSADGGAALALVAGQGMGSFHDYRDGTRAEMFEPGMSYSPRGERPHRFYERAEAIAQRERLPANRACLLAIEEHIGAVLRADLLSGPLATLVLDSPLPPAPPPARTGRPPGRLIGRLDLPAPRPTPPPES is encoded by the coding sequence ATCCGGGACCCTGGCAGGCGGCCGGCGAGGTCGGCTTCACGGTCGCCTTCGGGCGCGGCCTCGATCCGGGCGCGATGCTGGCCGCCTACGGGGCCGATCCGGCGAACGCGCGAGTGCTGACCCAGGCACAGGCCCCTCCTCCCGAGTGGGGCCGGCCGCTGCTGCGCGCCGGAGTCCTCGACAACGCTCTCGGCGCGCCGGGACCCGTACCCCCGTGGGCTTTCTGTCTTGAGCGAGGGGGCACGGAGGGTGCGCGCGCCGAAGTGCTGGCCGCCCTGTCCGCCGACGGCGGCGCGGCCCTCGCGTTGGTCGCCGGACAGGGGATGGGCAGCTTCCACGACTACCGCGACGGGACGCGGGCCGAGATGTTCGAGCCGGGAATGTCCTACTCGCCGAGGGGGGAACGGCCGCACCGGTTCTACGAACGAGCCGAGGCCATCGCACAGCGTGAGAGGCTGCCCGCCAACCGGGCGTGCCTGCTGGCGATCGAGGAGCACATCGGCGCCGTCCTCCGCGCGGACCTGCTGTCGGGACCGCTGGCCACGCTGGTGCTGGACAGCCCACTGCCGCCGGCGCCACCGCCCGCCCGGACCGGTCGCCCGCCGGGGCGGCTGATCGGCCGCCTGGACCTCCCGGCGCCCCGGCCGACGCCGCCACCGGAAAGCTGA